In Saccharicrinis fermentans DSM 9555 = JCM 21142, a genomic segment contains:
- a CDS encoding sugar phosphate isomerase/epimerase family protein yields MLSTSKTEAKQWELACQAWTFHRFTLSETLIQMEKLGIRHIELYPEQKVAPDQQGTTHFSMSDDEIIRLKALLKKHHIKISSYGVVTPTHENEWEQLFEFAEKMNIKTIVSEPQQALLPFIDSLCQQYKIRVAIHNHPEPTPYWNPHIVLKALVHRSQYIGVCADIGHWTRSGLEASECLKKLEGHIFEIHTKDVNRTDKQGHAVVFGEGIMDWPKVFSELERQQFKGKFVIEHEYNWDNPVPDLHKNILFFKLNTQ; encoded by the coding sequence ATGCTATCCACATCCAAGACCGAAGCCAAGCAATGGGAGCTCGCATGTCAGGCCTGGACCTTTCATCGTTTTACTTTGAGCGAAACACTGATACAAATGGAAAAGCTAGGTATTAGGCACATAGAATTGTACCCAGAACAAAAAGTAGCACCAGACCAGCAGGGCACAACCCACTTTTCCATGTCGGACGACGAGATAATTCGATTAAAAGCACTGCTAAAAAAACATCATATAAAAATTAGTAGTTATGGTGTTGTCACTCCAACACATGAAAACGAATGGGAACAGCTATTTGAATTCGCTGAAAAAATGAATATCAAAACCATTGTCTCGGAGCCGCAACAGGCCTTACTCCCATTTATAGATAGCTTATGCCAACAATACAAAATAAGAGTGGCTATTCACAACCACCCTGAGCCAACCCCCTATTGGAATCCTCATATTGTATTAAAAGCCTTGGTTCACCGCAGTCAATACATCGGTGTATGTGCGGATATTGGTCACTGGACACGCTCAGGTTTAGAGGCAAGCGAATGCCTGAAAAAACTAGAAGGACACATATTTGAAATCCATACAAAAGATGTGAACCGCACAGATAAACAAGGACATGCGGTGGTCTTTGGAGAAGGAATTATGGACTGGCCAAAGGTTTTTAGTGAATTAGAACGTCAACAGTTTAAGGGTAAGTTTGTCATTGAACATGAATACAACTGGGACAATCCTGTACCAGACCTACACAAAAACATTCTCTTTTTCAAATTGAACACCCAGTGA
- a CDS encoding ThuA domain-containing protein: protein MKSYIKLSLYYLVLGCILTISSCGTKKYDALIVTGQSNKSHHWKASHNAVKQIINNTGLFSVDVVISPEQGADMSSFTPDFKSYDVVIIDYDGDPWPNTTQTNFEEYVKNGGGVVVFHGTNNSFPQWEAFNQMTALGGWKGRTEKDGPYVRWENGKIIKDNSPGKGGTHGKKTPFVIDTRAPQHPIMKGLPMKSMHATDELYGKLRGPAENMNVLATAFSNPKTGGTGNHEPILFTVNYGKGRIFHNVLGHVGQDEDMTPYKSAFFIYAMQRGTEWAATGKVTQAIPEDLPNQSSALILPAYKDFTLEDLFRNARKYEIGKSKKYLNLILQRIRNHSTDKDYLEKVEDEMIKLLSADDCTTDAKNFICKEISWLGSPKSISVLKALSKKAETAEMAQFAIRRLQSKN from the coding sequence ATGAAAAGCTACATAAAACTATCGCTTTATTATTTGGTACTTGGCTGCATACTGACAATAAGTTCTTGTGGTACTAAAAAATATGATGCACTAATTGTCACCGGACAGAGCAACAAATCACATCATTGGAAAGCATCGCACAATGCAGTAAAACAGATCATCAACAATACAGGTTTATTTTCTGTTGATGTAGTTATTAGTCCAGAACAAGGAGCCGACATGTCTTCCTTCACGCCGGATTTTAAATCTTACGACGTAGTCATTATTGATTACGATGGCGATCCATGGCCCAATACCACCCAGACAAATTTTGAAGAATATGTCAAAAATGGTGGTGGCGTGGTTGTTTTTCACGGTACTAACAACAGCTTTCCGCAATGGGAAGCGTTCAACCAAATGACTGCCTTGGGGGGTTGGAAAGGTAGGACAGAAAAAGATGGCCCCTACGTACGTTGGGAGAATGGGAAAATTATCAAAGACAACTCCCCTGGTAAAGGAGGAACCCATGGTAAAAAAACTCCATTTGTTATAGATACCAGAGCACCTCAACACCCTATCATGAAGGGGTTACCAATGAAAAGCATGCATGCAACCGATGAATTATACGGCAAATTAAGAGGTCCTGCAGAAAATATGAATGTATTGGCTACAGCCTTTTCTAACCCTAAAACAGGAGGGACAGGCAACCACGAGCCTATCTTATTTACGGTAAACTACGGCAAGGGACGCATTTTCCATAACGTACTTGGTCATGTGGGCCAAGATGAAGATATGACGCCATACAAAAGTGCATTTTTTATTTATGCAATGCAGAGAGGAACAGAATGGGCAGCCACCGGTAAGGTCACGCAAGCAATACCAGAAGATCTTCCCAACCAAAGCTCAGCACTCATCTTACCTGCTTACAAGGATTTCACGCTTGAGGATCTTTTCAGAAATGCCAGGAAATACGAAATCGGCAAATCTAAAAAATACCTCAACCTGATTCTGCAGCGCATCAGAAATCATAGCACTGATAAAGATTACCTGGAGAAAGTTGAAGACGAAATGATTAAACTATTAAGTGCTGATGATTGTACTACGGATGCTAAAAATTTCATCTGCAAAGAAATAAGCTGGTTAGGCTCTCCTAAATCCATTTCCGTATTAAAAGCCTTGTCTAAAAAAGCCGAAACTGCCGAGATGGCGCAGTTTGCCATAAGACGCCTACAATCTAAGAATTAG
- a CDS encoding Gfo/Idh/MocA family oxidoreductase — MKNKSQSRRNFIKKSAAAVAGATLFPSIIPASALGRNGFTAPSDRIQMGLIGCGGMGRANMKNLLNLKNKQVELVALCDVDNKQIENAKKIITDIRGKYDAHAYRDFRDLLETTHLDAAILALPDHWHSIMATHVANKGIHIYGEKPLARTIKEGRAIVEAVDQNNIIWQTGSWQRSVANFHRAAELVQNGAIGKVNHVEVGLPDGKASIGTPPIQTPPESVDWDMWLGPAPKVPFRGVLHFHWRWIMDYSGGQLTDWAGHHIDIAHWGLGYDHKTPVEVEGKGVYPIEGIYDVPTAYDFTCTYDTGVTLRVANASAYPNRKGEGTDMQHKRWGMGTVWYGEKGWIHVSRKGLWASDQSILDTPASQIKTPIYQSNNHWQNFIDCIKSGKETITPARIAHNSISVGLLGEIAMLTNEKLKWDGKTEQFTNSSKANLLLSRPFRKPWQLQQ, encoded by the coding sequence ATGAAAAATAAATCTCAAAGTCGTAGAAACTTCATAAAAAAAAGCGCTGCTGCAGTGGCCGGCGCTACCCTTTTCCCCTCTATTATACCTGCATCTGCCTTAGGTAGAAATGGCTTTACGGCTCCTAGTGACCGAATACAAATGGGGCTTATCGGATGCGGAGGGATGGGACGTGCTAACATGAAGAATCTACTAAATCTCAAGAATAAACAAGTTGAATTAGTTGCCTTATGCGATGTAGACAACAAACAAATAGAAAACGCAAAAAAAATAATTACAGATATCCGTGGTAAATACGATGCCCATGCATACAGAGATTTCAGAGATTTACTGGAAACAACGCATCTGGATGCAGCCATCCTCGCTCTTCCTGATCACTGGCATAGCATAATGGCCACCCATGTAGCCAACAAAGGCATCCATATCTATGGCGAAAAGCCACTAGCTCGCACCATCAAAGAAGGAAGAGCCATTGTAGAGGCAGTAGACCAAAATAATATCATATGGCAAACTGGCAGTTGGCAAAGATCCGTAGCTAATTTTCATAGAGCAGCAGAACTGGTTCAGAATGGAGCTATCGGAAAGGTTAACCACGTAGAGGTAGGATTGCCTGATGGAAAGGCATCCATTGGCACGCCACCTATTCAAACCCCACCAGAAAGTGTTGACTGGGATATGTGGCTCGGCCCTGCACCCAAAGTACCATTCCGCGGTGTTTTGCATTTTCATTGGAGATGGATCATGGATTATTCTGGTGGTCAACTGACTGATTGGGCCGGCCATCATATAGACATTGCGCACTGGGGATTAGGATATGACCATAAAACACCCGTTGAAGTAGAAGGGAAAGGGGTTTATCCTATCGAAGGCATTTACGATGTACCAACGGCCTACGACTTCACATGCACATATGACACTGGTGTCACACTCCGTGTAGCCAATGCAAGTGCCTACCCCAACAGAAAAGGTGAAGGAACCGATATGCAACATAAGAGATGGGGAATGGGAACCGTTTGGTACGGAGAGAAAGGCTGGATTCACGTAAGTAGAAAAGGTCTGTGGGCAAGCGATCAAAGCATTTTAGACACACCGGCCTCGCAGATAAAAACACCTATCTATCAAAGTAATAACCATTGGCAAAATTTTATTGATTGCATTAAATCGGGCAAAGAAACTATCACTCCGGCACGTATTGCGCACAACTCCATCAGTGTAGGCTTGTTAGGCGAAATAGCCATGCTTACCAATGAAAAACTGAAATGGGATGGTAAAACTGAACAATTCACAAACAGCTCTAAAGCAAACCTATTACTAAGCCGCCCTTTCCGAAAACCTTGGCAGCTTCAACAATAA